A portion of the Colius striatus isolate bColStr4 chromosome 1, bColStr4.1.hap1, whole genome shotgun sequence genome contains these proteins:
- the PACSIN2 gene encoding protein kinase C and casein kinase substrate in neurons protein 2 isoform X4 — protein MSGSYDDSVGVEVSSDSFWEVGNYKRTVKRIDDGHRLCNDLMNCIHERARIEKVYAQQLTEWAKRWKQLVEKGPQYGTVERAWCAFMSEAEKVSELHLEVKGSLMNEDFEKIKNWQKEAFHKQMMGGFKETKEAEDGFRKAQKPWAKKLKEVEAAKKAYHAACKEEKLAISRETNSKADPALNPEQLKKLQDKVERSKQDVLKTKEKYEKSLKELDNATPQYMENMEQVFEQCQQFEEKRLRFFREVLLEVQKHLDLSNVASYKNIYRELEQNIKTADAVEDLRWFRANQGPGMSMNWPQFEEWSADLNRTLSRREKKKASDGVTLTGINQTGDQVSQPNKHSSVSSYEKNQSYPTDWSDEESNNPFSSTDANGDTNPFDEDTSPAMEVRVRALYDYEGQEQDELSFKAGDELTKMENEDEQGWCKGRLDNGQVGLYPANYVEPIQ, from the exons ATGTCTGGCTCATACGATGATTCTGTTGGAGTAGAAGTTTCTAGTGACAGCTTCTGGGAG GTTGGAAACTACAAGCGGACAGTAAAACGAATCGATGATGGTCACAGACTTTGCAATGATCTTATGAACTGTATACATGAACGAGCACGAATAGAGAAGGTCTATGCTCAGCAGCTTACAGAATGGGCAAAAAGGTGGAAACAGCTTGTGGAGAAAG GCCCACAGTATGGAACGGTAGAAAGGGCTTGGTGTGCTTTTATGTCAGAAGCTGAAAAAGTGAGTGAACTACATCTAGAAGTAAAAGGTTCACTGATGAATGAAGACTTTGAAAAAATCAAGAACTGGCAGAAGGAAGCCTTTCATAAGCAAATGATGGGAGGATTTAAGGAAACCAAAGAAGCAGAAGATGGATTTAGGAAAGCTCAGAAACCCTGGGCAAAAAAGCTGAAAGAG GTGGAAGCTGCAAAGAAAGCATACCATGCAGCCTGCAAAGAGGAGAAACTGGCTATATCCAGAGAAACAAATAGCAAAGCTGATCCAGCACTAAATCCTGAACAACTTAAGAAATTACAAGACAAAGTGGAGCGAAGCAAACAAGATGTACTAAAG ACAAAAGAAAAGTATGAGAAATCACTGAAAGAATTAGATAATGCTACTCCTCAATATATGGAAAACATGGAGCAGGTATTTGAACAATGTCAGCAGTTTGAGGAAAAGCGCTTACGTTTCTTTCGAGAAGTGCTACTGGAAGTTCAAAAACACCTTGACTTGTCTAATGTTGCAAG TTACAAAAATATCTATCGTGAACTGGAACAGAATATCAAAACAGCAGATGCTGTTGAAGACTTGCGGTGGTTTAGAGCTAATCAAGGTCCAGGGATGTCAATGAACTGGCCTCAGTTTGAG GAGTGGTCTGCAGATCTGAATCGCACTCTCAgtagaagagaaaagaagaaggctTCTGATGGAGTGACTCTGACTGGTATTAATCAGACGGGAGATCAAGTTTCACAGCCTAACAAACATAGcag tGTTAGCAGCTATGAAAAGAACCAAAGCTACCCTACAGATTGGTCTGATGAAGAGTCCAACAATCCCTTCTCTTCCACTGATGCAAATGGAGACACCAATCCATTTGATGAAGATACCTCTCCTGCAATGGAGGTGAGAGTACGTGCACTCTATGACTATGAGGGCCAAGAGCAAGATGAACTCAGCTTTAAAGCTG GGGATGAGTTAACTAAAATGGAGAATGAAGATGAGCAGGGTTGGTGCAAAGGACGTCTGGACAACGGACAAGTTGGCTTATACCCAGCAAACTATGTAGAGCCAATCCAGTGA
- the PACSIN2 gene encoding protein kinase C and casein kinase substrate in neurons protein 2 isoform X2 — translation MSGSYDDSVGVEVSSDSFWEVGNYKRTVKRIDDGHRLCNDLMNCIHERARIEKVYAQQLTEWAKRWKQLVEKGPQYGTVERAWCAFMSEAEKVSELHLEVKGSLMNEDFEKIKNWQKEAFHKQMMGGFKETKEAEDGFRKAQKPWAKKLKEVEAAKKAYHAACKEEKLAISRETNSKADPALNPEQLKKLQDKVERSKQDVLKTKEKYEKSLKELDNATPQYMENMEQVFEQCQQFEEKRLRFFREVLLEVQKHLDLSNVASYKNIYRELEQNIKTADAVEDLRWFRANQGPGMSMNWPQFEEWSADLNRTLSRREKKKASDGVTLTGINQTGDQVSQPNKHSSLSVQSNTVQSVQSSYNPFEDEEDTGSTVSEKEDNKIKNVSSYEKNQSYPTDWSDEESNNPFSSTDANGDTNPFDEDTSPAMEVRVRALYDYEGQEQDELSFKAGDELTKMENEDEQGWCKGRLDNGQVGLYPANYVEPIQ, via the exons ATGTCTGGCTCATACGATGATTCTGTTGGAGTAGAAGTTTCTAGTGACAGCTTCTGGGAG GTTGGAAACTACAAGCGGACAGTAAAACGAATCGATGATGGTCACAGACTTTGCAATGATCTTATGAACTGTATACATGAACGAGCACGAATAGAGAAGGTCTATGCTCAGCAGCTTACAGAATGGGCAAAAAGGTGGAAACAGCTTGTGGAGAAAG GCCCACAGTATGGAACGGTAGAAAGGGCTTGGTGTGCTTTTATGTCAGAAGCTGAAAAAGTGAGTGAACTACATCTAGAAGTAAAAGGTTCACTGATGAATGAAGACTTTGAAAAAATCAAGAACTGGCAGAAGGAAGCCTTTCATAAGCAAATGATGGGAGGATTTAAGGAAACCAAAGAAGCAGAAGATGGATTTAGGAAAGCTCAGAAACCCTGGGCAAAAAAGCTGAAAGAG GTGGAAGCTGCAAAGAAAGCATACCATGCAGCCTGCAAAGAGGAGAAACTGGCTATATCCAGAGAAACAAATAGCAAAGCTGATCCAGCACTAAATCCTGAACAACTTAAGAAATTACAAGACAAAGTGGAGCGAAGCAAACAAGATGTACTAAAG ACAAAAGAAAAGTATGAGAAATCACTGAAAGAATTAGATAATGCTACTCCTCAATATATGGAAAACATGGAGCAGGTATTTGAACAATGTCAGCAGTTTGAGGAAAAGCGCTTACGTTTCTTTCGAGAAGTGCTACTGGAAGTTCAAAAACACCTTGACTTGTCTAATGTTGCAAG TTACAAAAATATCTATCGTGAACTGGAACAGAATATCAAAACAGCAGATGCTGTTGAAGACTTGCGGTGGTTTAGAGCTAATCAAGGTCCAGGGATGTCAATGAACTGGCCTCAGTTTGAG GAGTGGTCTGCAGATCTGAATCGCACTCTCAgtagaagagaaaagaagaaggctTCTGATGGAGTGACTCTGACTGGTATTAATCAGACGGGAGATCAAGTTTCACAGCCTAACAAACATAGcag TCTTAGTGTCCAGAGTAACACAGTGCAGTCAGTACAATCAAGTTACAATCCCTTTGAAGATGAAGAAGATACTGGGAGTACTGTCAGTGAAAAGGAGGACAATAAGATCAAAAA tGTTAGCAGCTATGAAAAGAACCAAAGCTACCCTACAGATTGGTCTGATGAAGAGTCCAACAATCCCTTCTCTTCCACTGATGCAAATGGAGACACCAATCCATTTGATGAAGATACCTCTCCTGCAATGGAGGTGAGAGTACGTGCACTCTATGACTATGAGGGCCAAGAGCAAGATGAACTCAGCTTTAAAGCTG GGGATGAGTTAACTAAAATGGAGAATGAAGATGAGCAGGGTTGGTGCAAAGGACGTCTGGACAACGGACAAGTTGGCTTATACCCAGCAAACTATGTAGAGCCAATCCAGTGA
- the PACSIN2 gene encoding protein kinase C and casein kinase substrate in neurons protein 2 isoform X1, translating to MSGSYDDSVGVEVSSDSFWEVGNYKRTVKRIDDGHRLCNDLMNCIHERARIEKVYAQQLTEWAKRWKQLVEKGPQYGTVERAWCAFMSEAEKVSELHLEVKGSLMNEDFEKIKNWQKEAFHKQMMGGFKETKEAEDGFRKAQKPWAKKLKEVEAAKKAYHAACKEEKLAISRETNSKADPALNPEQLKKLQDKVERSKQDVLKTKEKYEKSLKELDNATPQYMENMEQVFEQCQQFEEKRLRFFREVLLEVQKHLDLSNVASYKNIYRELEQNIKTADAVEDLRWFRANQGPGMSMNWPQFEEWSADLNRTLSRREKKKASDGVTLTGINQTGDQVSQPNKHSSSLSVQSNTVQSVQSSYNPFEDEEDTGSTVSEKEDNKIKNVSSYEKNQSYPTDWSDEESNNPFSSTDANGDTNPFDEDTSPAMEVRVRALYDYEGQEQDELSFKAGDELTKMENEDEQGWCKGRLDNGQVGLYPANYVEPIQ from the exons ATGTCTGGCTCATACGATGATTCTGTTGGAGTAGAAGTTTCTAGTGACAGCTTCTGGGAG GTTGGAAACTACAAGCGGACAGTAAAACGAATCGATGATGGTCACAGACTTTGCAATGATCTTATGAACTGTATACATGAACGAGCACGAATAGAGAAGGTCTATGCTCAGCAGCTTACAGAATGGGCAAAAAGGTGGAAACAGCTTGTGGAGAAAG GCCCACAGTATGGAACGGTAGAAAGGGCTTGGTGTGCTTTTATGTCAGAAGCTGAAAAAGTGAGTGAACTACATCTAGAAGTAAAAGGTTCACTGATGAATGAAGACTTTGAAAAAATCAAGAACTGGCAGAAGGAAGCCTTTCATAAGCAAATGATGGGAGGATTTAAGGAAACCAAAGAAGCAGAAGATGGATTTAGGAAAGCTCAGAAACCCTGGGCAAAAAAGCTGAAAGAG GTGGAAGCTGCAAAGAAAGCATACCATGCAGCCTGCAAAGAGGAGAAACTGGCTATATCCAGAGAAACAAATAGCAAAGCTGATCCAGCACTAAATCCTGAACAACTTAAGAAATTACAAGACAAAGTGGAGCGAAGCAAACAAGATGTACTAAAG ACAAAAGAAAAGTATGAGAAATCACTGAAAGAATTAGATAATGCTACTCCTCAATATATGGAAAACATGGAGCAGGTATTTGAACAATGTCAGCAGTTTGAGGAAAAGCGCTTACGTTTCTTTCGAGAAGTGCTACTGGAAGTTCAAAAACACCTTGACTTGTCTAATGTTGCAAG TTACAAAAATATCTATCGTGAACTGGAACAGAATATCAAAACAGCAGATGCTGTTGAAGACTTGCGGTGGTTTAGAGCTAATCAAGGTCCAGGGATGTCAATGAACTGGCCTCAGTTTGAG GAGTGGTCTGCAGATCTGAATCGCACTCTCAgtagaagagaaaagaagaaggctTCTGATGGAGTGACTCTGACTGGTATTAATCAGACGGGAGATCAAGTTTCACAGCCTAACAAACATAGcag CAGTCTTAGTGTCCAGAGTAACACAGTGCAGTCAGTACAATCAAGTTACAATCCCTTTGAAGATGAAGAAGATACTGGGAGTACTGTCAGTGAAAAGGAGGACAATAAGATCAAAAA tGTTAGCAGCTATGAAAAGAACCAAAGCTACCCTACAGATTGGTCTGATGAAGAGTCCAACAATCCCTTCTCTTCCACTGATGCAAATGGAGACACCAATCCATTTGATGAAGATACCTCTCCTGCAATGGAGGTGAGAGTACGTGCACTCTATGACTATGAGGGCCAAGAGCAAGATGAACTCAGCTTTAAAGCTG GGGATGAGTTAACTAAAATGGAGAATGAAGATGAGCAGGGTTGGTGCAAAGGACGTCTGGACAACGGACAAGTTGGCTTATACCCAGCAAACTATGTAGAGCCAATCCAGTGA
- the PACSIN2 gene encoding protein kinase C and casein kinase substrate in neurons protein 2 isoform X3 — protein sequence MPVGNYKRTVKRIDDGHRLCNDLMNCIHERARIEKVYAQQLTEWAKRWKQLVEKGPQYGTVERAWCAFMSEAEKVSELHLEVKGSLMNEDFEKIKNWQKEAFHKQMMGGFKETKEAEDGFRKAQKPWAKKLKEVEAAKKAYHAACKEEKLAISRETNSKADPALNPEQLKKLQDKVERSKQDVLKTKEKYEKSLKELDNATPQYMENMEQVFEQCQQFEEKRLRFFREVLLEVQKHLDLSNVASYKNIYRELEQNIKTADAVEDLRWFRANQGPGMSMNWPQFEEWSADLNRTLSRREKKKASDGVTLTGINQTGDQVSQPNKHSSSLSVQSNTVQSVQSSYNPFEDEEDTGSTVSEKEDNKIKNVSSYEKNQSYPTDWSDEESNNPFSSTDANGDTNPFDEDTSPAMEVRVRALYDYEGQEQDELSFKAGDELTKMENEDEQGWCKGRLDNGQVGLYPANYVEPIQ from the exons ATGCCT GTTGGAAACTACAAGCGGACAGTAAAACGAATCGATGATGGTCACAGACTTTGCAATGATCTTATGAACTGTATACATGAACGAGCACGAATAGAGAAGGTCTATGCTCAGCAGCTTACAGAATGGGCAAAAAGGTGGAAACAGCTTGTGGAGAAAG GCCCACAGTATGGAACGGTAGAAAGGGCTTGGTGTGCTTTTATGTCAGAAGCTGAAAAAGTGAGTGAACTACATCTAGAAGTAAAAGGTTCACTGATGAATGAAGACTTTGAAAAAATCAAGAACTGGCAGAAGGAAGCCTTTCATAAGCAAATGATGGGAGGATTTAAGGAAACCAAAGAAGCAGAAGATGGATTTAGGAAAGCTCAGAAACCCTGGGCAAAAAAGCTGAAAGAG GTGGAAGCTGCAAAGAAAGCATACCATGCAGCCTGCAAAGAGGAGAAACTGGCTATATCCAGAGAAACAAATAGCAAAGCTGATCCAGCACTAAATCCTGAACAACTTAAGAAATTACAAGACAAAGTGGAGCGAAGCAAACAAGATGTACTAAAG ACAAAAGAAAAGTATGAGAAATCACTGAAAGAATTAGATAATGCTACTCCTCAATATATGGAAAACATGGAGCAGGTATTTGAACAATGTCAGCAGTTTGAGGAAAAGCGCTTACGTTTCTTTCGAGAAGTGCTACTGGAAGTTCAAAAACACCTTGACTTGTCTAATGTTGCAAG TTACAAAAATATCTATCGTGAACTGGAACAGAATATCAAAACAGCAGATGCTGTTGAAGACTTGCGGTGGTTTAGAGCTAATCAAGGTCCAGGGATGTCAATGAACTGGCCTCAGTTTGAG GAGTGGTCTGCAGATCTGAATCGCACTCTCAgtagaagagaaaagaagaaggctTCTGATGGAGTGACTCTGACTGGTATTAATCAGACGGGAGATCAAGTTTCACAGCCTAACAAACATAGcag CAGTCTTAGTGTCCAGAGTAACACAGTGCAGTCAGTACAATCAAGTTACAATCCCTTTGAAGATGAAGAAGATACTGGGAGTACTGTCAGTGAAAAGGAGGACAATAAGATCAAAAA tGTTAGCAGCTATGAAAAGAACCAAAGCTACCCTACAGATTGGTCTGATGAAGAGTCCAACAATCCCTTCTCTTCCACTGATGCAAATGGAGACACCAATCCATTTGATGAAGATACCTCTCCTGCAATGGAGGTGAGAGTACGTGCACTCTATGACTATGAGGGCCAAGAGCAAGATGAACTCAGCTTTAAAGCTG GGGATGAGTTAACTAAAATGGAGAATGAAGATGAGCAGGGTTGGTGCAAAGGACGTCTGGACAACGGACAAGTTGGCTTATACCCAGCAAACTATGTAGAGCCAATCCAGTGA